A region of the Channa argus isolate prfri chromosome 14, Channa argus male v1.0, whole genome shotgun sequence genome:
ATttttggtaaaatatctcattcatatattttgtattgtgtctttttttattttgtaggctcccaagttcattaaaaaaaaacacatctaagGTAAgaacagtgaaatgtttttgtacctGTGTAAAATGGGCCACaatccataaaataaaaaaatatatgtaaaaagatTAACTTGATGAAGAGAATTTAATTTGATCCTAACAAGTGGGTTTGAAGACTAAAAGtaactgataaataaataaacctgatAAATAATCACGATGAAATGGGAAACATTGAAAAGATAATCCATGTTGAACTGATTTATATCATTGATCCGTCAAAGACCGTCAAAGctaatgtgttaaatgtgtctgtgatgTGCATGTACAACTATAACCATGTAAAAAGGCCTGGATTTCATTTCGaaaatatcaaaaaaacaaaaagcaaaaaaacaaaaacacaagcacaattATGTGCGAAAGTACGTACACAAATATAATCTGTTTGTCTACACGTGTGGAGAAAGGAAGATGCCACACAAGTGACAATCTGAGGCTGATGTATGAAGAGGACTCCTACCATGGCTACATGTCCCTGAGAAACATCCACATCTGAACCCAGGATTTATCTGTGTGTTGTGGGACCAGGAGCGCGATGATGTGCGCCCTCACTCTGTGTTGCCATGATGCCGCCTGTGCTGTTTAGAATCAGCTTGAAAACTCTCCAGTCCCTAAATACACAAGGCCACATTTAATTTAGGGGTGAAGATTGACAGGAATGATAAACTTATAAAGGAGTTACAATGACAACATTCACTTCTTATCCAGGAACCCAAACACAATATCACATTGTAAATCATGTATCTTAGATTTAGCACTTAAGGTTTAAGATCCAGTAATAATCTGTCCTTTTGTTCTCCTATGAGCGATGTATTATGTTTCAAGCCACAATGTTAAGACAAACGACATTTAAGGCAGTGTTTCGTGTAACTAAAGGTTAGTTTTTCTAtataaaatgaagtaaaaagccTGTTTCTGAGGACAGTTTTTTCAGGGGGAGCTAACGTATCAAATGCACTGCTCATGTTGCGTCAGTTAAAACAACACTGTACTTGCATTAACTACTGAGATCTTAGCGTCAACGTAACAAAAAAAGTAGGTCCCAAAAGCCTTTTTAATAGTTCCATTCTGAGTTTAAAGCTCTTTAAACTCAAAAGTGGAAGTTTAAAGTCGCACTTTTATACTCTCTTTTGGTGTGCACGGAAAGTTGGATGATCCAGGAAATTAGAATTTGAGAACATCAACAATAACTCAAGTCAACCCAAGTCATCTGGTCCAGTTATTAGCAACGTCGCCACCTCttaatttgtacatttagagaaaatgtATATCCAGATACAAGAACATAACGCAAACTGTAATAaattagtctttttttcttgaaaaCAAATGGTTTCAAAGAAAGAAGGCCTTGATTATTTttgataagaaaataaatggcTCCATGAcagcaaaagacaaaacaaggaCTATGGCTGCAACCTGACGTGCACCCTGTTCTTGTGACGTGACAATGgaatgtttgatattttgtgttttgaggTATAAAGCAGTAAAAATAGGAATTACTAATTTTGCTGtgtacaacagcaaaaaaatgtgactgaaGCTGCTCTCtattctgaaatgttttcacagtgaTGAGGTTTTGATCAGAGATGCTGAGTCAgcttttaaaacagcagcttaaaaaaataaaaaataaaaaagccaccCCGCATTCCCTGGCCTCTAACCCTGACCTAAACCTAATTCcaaccctaaaaccaagtcGTAACCCTCAAAAAGCTCTTTAAAAATGaggccaaaatgtcctcacaacaaaATATGTCCACAGAAGAATATAAagacatgcacacgcacacacacctattACTCAGTGACTTTAGCCGCCTCGAAGTTAACAGCTAGCTTCCTGTGCTTCCTTTTGGAGGCAGACCCAGGGGTGTGGCCTGTTGCAGGAACATTTTGCCGAGGGGGTGTGTGCGGGGCTGTCGTGGAATCGGCATCAGCTAGACTTGGGCTGGAAGACGAGGCTTTGCTGTTGGCAGCATATTGGTTTGGCTGGTCAACTTGTGGGCTCTGTGGTTGACTCTGAGCTTGTGGCTGGACATAGGGCTGATTCTGGCTTTTATGTGATTGGTTTTCGGCCACGGTATGGGTAGCACTGTAAAGCTCCCGACTTTCCTGGTTCTTTTTGTTGGCCGAGACCCTTTTCTTAGTCACCTGTCAGGGTCAGAGGACGAATGAGTGTCGAATGACtatcaatataaaaacaaattaaaggtATTCACTCATTCTGTGTCCCACCCAATAGGTGCACGAGTTTACCTGTAACGGGATGAATTGGTTGTGTGAGCCGATGGGCAATGTTGTTGCAGGCTGGGAGCGGGCAGCACCAGGAAACGTTCCTGCTGTCCCATAAAACGGCATGTTCTGGGGGTGGTGAGGAGGGAGTGCCATTCCCCACAGGGGGGCAGGAGCGTACCCCTGGGGAGGCAACAGAAAACCGCCTGCAGAAAACAAGAGATAAAGTGttaacattcattttgtctttatttctacAAAGTCTTTTATCTGTATATTTACAGCAAAAACTGtgatacattttccaaaattctgaaaataatACGTAAATGATTCTGCTTCTGATTTGTCAGTGCAGATTCACCATTACATGCTAAAAGTAATATGCTTCTGTTACTACTGCTCTACAATTTATGACTATCTGAGCAACAGACTATTATTCCAAAATGTAGGGACAGAACACAAACCTCGTTGGTTAAAGACCGGGGCCATGGCTCCCAAGGGCGGAGGTCTTATGTGGCCTACTCCTGGGTATAGAGGAGGTGGGAGGGGGAAGCCTGACCCCACTGAGTTCTACAGAGACacaaggacagagaaaggattTAGGTGGTAATCTGAAGAACAATCCCATTGAGTTACGAAAGAACACAGCCTTTGAGTTTTAACGTTagggaaagagaaaacattttttttagtggATACTTTGATGCAATTTTAATGCACAATACATTAAGTAGATTAGAGGTGAATCTAGACACAATATTAATTTTTCCTGTTTAAGGCCACAATATTATATAAAACCCCTGTCTTTTAGAAAACAATTAatgtacttattttttttataccaaAGGTGTTTCATTGGGTCAAAAATAGAGGAATGCTGCGTGTGGAAATCACCCATGCCAACTTTTCCCAGGGAACCTTTTAAAGACCTTTAAACTAGAATCTAATTTAGTTCTGAGGTCAGACTTGTACCCAGGATTACgttaaaatgatttaacataatcaaattaaaaattgcTCCCACACTATATTGATCACTGCAAGCACACACTCATTATATACgtgagatgtttgtgtgtgtgttataccAGTCTTTGGAGGGCAAAGAAGGCAGCCTTCTCCTTGGCGTCATTTTCCGACTGGCACTGTGGACCGTGAACCATCAACCCATTGGACAACTTCACCTGACACACAACAAGACCCTGTGAAGACACAGGACATTGTAAGGACAAAGCTTCAGTAACTACACATTTTTCAGTAAATATGACTTATTAGGTTGTAGCATTTGTGTGAGGTCTGTCAAGTGAGACAAAAAACTCGTCTGTCATTtacatcaaatataaaacaaatctagaTCAGAATCCTGTTGGGTTTTCttcacatatctgtatagtcttgactttattatgtaaagggccttgagatggctttgttgtgaattggggctaaacaaataaagttggattgaattaaattgaataaataatcACCTGTCTGTTGCGTATAAAGCTGAACTCAGGTGGTGTCATGCCTAagcccacacagacacatgccaGCTCTGACACTTTACTGCTTAGCACTGTGTTGGAGAGGTTTGCAGAGGAAGCTGATGCAGGTGAAGCTCCAGCTGAGTCACTGTGAGGAGAGTTCATCTTTGCCGCTGGATGGAGAGTATGAAGGATAATGTGTCCGCTTtgggtgtatttttttttaagtgattttaactaaaaacatttaattgtaaCATCTGGAAAATCTGGTAATGAACAATTAAATCTTCACATCATTATGTAATTTCACTGAGTATTTCTCAATCTAATTTCCGCTACTTAGACTTAAGTAAATTTGCGTGAGGTGTAGCAGGCAGCTCAGTACCCAGTTTCTTGGAAGATCGTCTCCTGTTTTGTTGCTGAGCTCCATACGGGGCAATGTTATCGGTCTCCTGTGCAGAGGGACTTCCTGTTCCAGAGCTGTCAATCTTCAGCATCTCTTTCAGCACCATGGTTCCTTTCTAAAACAACAACCAACACAGTTCAATTACACCTGACCTGTCTTCATTGTTAAGGGGAAAAACTGCTTAAATCCATGCTATGTTgctatgttttacttttttcctaaGACACTGTTGACTCCTCTAGTCTGTGTTTTGATACTCACCATGGCAAAAGACTGTGGAGACAACTGGCTATCTGACTGGCAGGTCTGTGTTtgtggaggagcaggaggaggtgtGGTCTGCTGGCTACCTTTGGAGATCTTTAAACTGGCAATGAGGTCCTCAAATTCAGTCGCAGCCTGATTgagagtatttgtttttttaacatactACTTTATCTCTTTATTAAACTTTAGAGTATTGGACTCACTTAAAATGTGCTGTTACCTTATTATCGGTGTTCTGTGGGGGAAAAAGGGACTTGGTGTCTTCATTTTTCTTCAGCAGTCTAATGCCGCCCGCTGGGACCTGTGTAATACAGACATGTGATTCTGCATTGTGTGAGTCTGtgaatactgtacattaaagcAAAGGTCTAcatataaaagcaaaagaaaagttcaCTGTTTACGCACAAAAAATGATCCACATTGTATGTTGTGTGTTAACATCTGTATAATACATCTGGTTAGTGATGATggactgctattattttgaacacaaCTGTGGCACCATTACTCAAAGTCTTAAAGTtctgctgtgtgaatgtgtgtacttACAGCTTTGTTGGAGTGTTGGCTCTTCCCCTGCTGGGACTGACCTTCCTAGATTTGGCAAAGGAACAATGTTTGTAGGTaaatttttacacacaaacacgcttTTAGTGAAAACTTTCCATTGATGTTCAGTACCTTCCTTGAGACTTGCCTAACCCAAAGCTTAAACTAAGTTCTAACTAAGTTGTCTCTAAAATAAGTGTTGGGTTACACCGTGTGACAAAAACGTACGTgaagaaaacccaacaactgTATGTTTATGCAGAAGTTTTGCCAAAATACAGTCCCTGACAGTGTCAAGTTTTCTGGGATTTCTGCCTCAACAACTGCCCAAACGTGAAAAAGGCATAAGCCAACCACAGGAGATGCAGGAAAAACtcagtttcttctgcttttgcctTGCTTATTGAAGCTAACAGAGACTTTTCCACTCTTTTAGACCAAATTTAACCTACAACTTCAGTCTACATCTGCCCTCTGCTGCAGCTGGGTCACCTATCCTGcacttatgtttgtttttccgtCTCCTCGGAAACTGCTTACCATGCCACTCCGCAACCactcctcttcttctcacttACTATTGGTAATATATTTCGAGCCttgtaattatgtattttattttcccacTCTAGTTACTTTCTGATACACTGGGAAGAtaatttagctttaaaaatacagttaacCTCTCCTTCACTGATCCTCACTCTTCCTTGTTGCAGTGTATGTTTCTGCACTTTAGGTGAGAGTAACGTAATGtctttgaataatttaaagctCAACAATGATTAGTCTCATTGTCTTCCCTTTTATTAGAAACACCCAGACCTACATTTTCGTGCCAGTGAGGAGGAGGTTTGTTAGGAGGGCCTGAGTTCTGCAGAGACTGCCACACATTACTGTACTCCTCTTTACTCTGAAGTgaggtaaagagagaaaaggttagacaaattcaattcaaaattAAGTGAGTGCTGCTCACTACTCAATGAACCCAAGGGTCATTTTATGCATATAATCTGCATGTTGCAATACACATTATTCGAGGTGACCCCAGATAGATATAGACCTCAATATTGCTCTAAGGCATCTGATTTGACTCCCAATCTCACAGGCAAATTGTTGCAAATTATACTTTATAGCTTATACCATTCTAGCTACATGGTGTGTTGAATGTCTGACTTTTGCACAGTATTGGTTGGTTTCTACAAATAGCAATGATATTTAGCATATTACAGTTTAAATAATAACTTATtagttaatttaataataaaaatgcttctCTCTCATCCCTCTCTTAGGGGCATTAGTTACCAGAGCATTAATACACATGAGCACCTCCTGTCTTTAGTAAcaattgtatttacatttaaggTATGATCGTGATCATGCACTTACCTTGGTCTGTTGTTTTTGAATAGGACCTTTAGAGGGAGAGTTCCTGCTGCCCTGGGAGGCTGCCTTCACCACACCATGTTTGTTGTTATGCTACCAATAATGGAGTGAGAAGGTGGAAGTAATAAGAAAATATAAGGATGTCTGAGTTATTGACGTTATTAAAAATTTcacatgggaaaaaaataaatgtggctgTACTGTCTGGATCCTCTTCCCTCTTACCTGTGTGGGTATAAAGAGTGAACGTGGTGAGTGGTTGAGGCCGGCCAGTTGGCGGTGTGAGTTAAAGTTGGCGCCAGTGACGGGCTGAGGTTTGACAATGGCGGTGAGTTTGTGGGAGGTCTGATCTACACGAGTTCCATGGGAAAGGTTGATGAGAGCGCAGGGAGGGAGGCGGTACCCGCGAGGTGATGAACACCTGACAAGGCAGACAATACCACAATGACATGTCTGCTTTAAAAATCTGTCTGGAGTCaggaaaaattataaaattatgatatattatattatattctaCAGGTCCCACTGCCTATCACACAGCAGATGCACTTAGAATTATTACCTGATATTGAGGCCGCCAGCAAATTCTTCATCAAACAACACTTCATATAGAACCTCTGCCTCTCGCTCCGCTggaagcacagacacaaaataacaatgaaaTTCAGTAAATCGTGCATCTGAACCTTTAAGATGCGCAAACCACTGACAGACATGAAAAGGTGTGTTCAACCTCCTTTAATCCCGATAACAGTTCCTCTGAGACCCAGCGGGACAGTGAAGCTCTCCCTGGTGTTGACGACTCTGTCAAACAGACGATACTCTGCATCTGGATCTGGAACAAcaccctgctgctgctccagtggctacacacaaacagacatttacTCATTATTTAGTTATTTGGAGATATGTAAAATTCAtcataaaatctaataaatctCCAAAACAGTAACAGCTGGGGCATGTTTTGAAGTTGCtgttagaaacacacacactattttaaATTGATCTCCCATATGTATCTAAATCAAAAAGtgtgaaagtgaaacaaactTTTAAGGGCTATTTCATTTGCAAGGCAGCATTTATGAGTGTACACGTGAATTTATTAGAGCAACATGAGATTTCAGAGGGGAGGGAAGACAGACTCTTGAACAGAACAGATTATCACACTCGCAATGTTTAAAGCGGCTCAATCCCCTGAGTGTAATCTCACATGGAGCATTATCCATTTAACCAGTGACAGGTCATCCTGTTAGGTGCTACTTTCtacttttgaaataaaagttgTGACAGTGGCATGTTTAAAGGAAAGAATTTGGTCCATCTTAAAAGTGAAATTTGTGACCAGTATCACATTTAACGTGTTGCTAAATTGTGTAGTTTTTAAGCtagtagtttttaatttttaaaactattaCTAGAAGtcatacaaaaaaacatttatgaccCCATTGTCGGggttacattttggaaaaatgcTGATCTAAATCTAAATTTCAGTCTTTTAAAGGATGGTCTGCAAAGCTATCTAAAGCTTCTAAGTGATATTCCTTATGTCATTATCCCTTTTTTAACTCTGAGTCTGATAAATGGTAGTTTAAAAAGGTAAGAATGTATTGATGATTTGTTTATATTGATGACTGACTGAATAACTTAacctaaataaaactaaacctaACCAAAGTCTTACAAATCTATGTCTGTGCGTTCAAATGCTGACATACAAATTTAGGAAGTGCTCTCAAACCTGGTGCCTTCTGGTATAATTTTAGACcttaatattaaaacacactttcctttgcTATCAGTAACTAGGTTAGAAATCTTAGAGTGTATATGTTTAAACTGAGGCATAATTATAgcaataatattttttcaatatttcttAGCGGGCTATAAGCATATTCATATTGTGGAAAAGCCATGTCATAAATATGAATTCACATGTGCatttacagaaagaaagaactTGTGTACTATAGGCTGACATTCATGGAAAATGTACTAACCCTGAAGAGCAGATGAGGCTTAACAGTCACACGGACTTTCTTGGTGCTCTTCTTCACCTGTTGTGCAGTGAGAAACCAAGGGAGGAAGGTTTAAAGCTGAAGCACATACACTAAAACCAAAATTCTAAACTTTGGGGTATGGTTTAGAATATGAACAACAGCtgctccgtgtgtgtgtgacctttgCTTTCTCCACTGCCTCCTCGATCTTCTCCACAATAGCAGAGTCCAGCACATGTAGATCACATGACGCCCTGCTTATGGAGCTGACCGGGTGACTTTTCAACCATGAAGTAATTTCAGCAAccttctctgctctgtggaaTGAATAAAGGATTAGCAATAAATACACCATCAGCTACACTTACCGCTGCACTTATGTTAACTAGCAGTTCCATAGGCGTACCTAACACTATATCTaagcagccaatcacatggcagcaactgaATACATTTAGCTATGTAGACATTGAAGACAATCTGGTGAATTTACAATAAGAATTGGGAAGAAAAGTAACTTAAGTCAGTTTGATCGTGGGGGACCAGACAGGCTGGTGTTAGTATTTGAAAAACTGTCTACTGAGATCTATTGAAGGCATAATTGATAAAGTGGCTGGCAAGTGTACATGGATTCAAAACTGTTATATAGTGAAATATTACCAAAAAGAAACActctgtgtggtgtgtgtgtttttctttacccATTCTGGTCCACTCCAGGCCAGATGTCATCTTCATAGAAAACATCATCATGACTGTTTCTGGACACTGTGTCGAAGACCTCAGAAAATCTATGAAGAAACATTATTTAGATGTGAGATTACTGCACTGTTTAACAGTATGTATATCTTAGCATTTTTTCACAAATGTGCTACTGTATTTAGCAAATGGTTTAATATAATCAGAGTAAGACAGAATATAGTGAAGAAATTGTGAAGTTGATGCCACACAGTATATTTCGTTTATTGTGTGCCATGTTGAAGATTTGCCCTTTTTGATAGTGATACTATATTCTTTTGACTGAAAAGTGTCACCACAGCCATAGCTGCTGCCATAGTAGGTCAGGTCTGCATTACCTTTGCCACATCTCCAAGCACTTTCAAcgattttaaaatgaaaatatatgcTGATAATTAATTTTAACCCCCACAGAAATCTGAGCATCCCAAAGGTTAACATTGTATTACACATTGTCTTTTGACCATAACTGAGTTTTTACCTGTCCAGATATTCAGCTAGGAGTTCCTCCACGGCACCAGAGTAAAGCCACTCCTTTTCAGTTCTCTTAGTGTATCCAGGAACCTCCTCATTCTTCTTATTGAACTTCAGGTTCAGACCGACATTGGCTTTTTGCTCTCCACAGGGACTGGACagagtaaaaacagaaattggggctgtgaagtgatttttaaaaatctgattaatTAAATGCtcttttaattgattaattaatttttgtcctttcagcttattctgtgagttcagggtcaccacaacggatcattgttcgcatgttataattaatttaaatgtaacatcaacatacattttttccgtgaatttatttacaaatatttcaaataaattaactttGGCAGATGAGTGACTCCATGAAAACTTGACAGAGACTTAAAATttcagatttcttttatttcagaatAAGAACATGTTTTCCACATTAACAATCAACCTAAGGAAATTACTTTAATATATGCTTAAGCATTCTATTGTTTTTTCCGCACTAAGCCccacaaaacactttttctcCGCTCTGCCACAGTGGATCACGCAAACAAGGTCATTTTTTAATTGGGCTTAGGACCAGTGCTTAGATGTTCGCTGGATTGCGTTCATTGGCTGAGATGGGCAGTTTGGAAGTTCATtgttttgcccagggacactttgacatatagccaggaagAGTTGGGCCAACGAATCACCAACCCAATGGTTGATAAGCAGCCACTCTACTGCtccagttattttattttgtgattaaTTAATCGAAGATGAACAGCgctaaaattattaaacaaaatattcttGTCGTAaattttaagcacataagagtTCTgcttcaataaaaaatatttataagacTCACTTCTTCTTTGAGCCTCTGCCGATGAAGATGCTTCCTGAGAAGCGGGAGACAAGATAGCCGCTGATGCCGAGACGAGATGCAAGAACATATCCGGGACTGTACTTCACACAGTATTTCTATAAAACATAAGCACCCACATGCAGACACAGTGAGAAAATACAAAGTACTCTAAACACAACACCTTCAGAGAGTGTATATGCATCTCTTACATGCTGATTGTGGATTAAGGACTCCAGCTGCGGCTCTTGCGGCACATTAAAGACCACACGTATCCGGCCTTCATTAATGACATCACTGGAATCCTGCACCTGTTAAGACATTAATAAAACAGATGGTAATTCAGAAGAAGACGTTTCAATAAGCGATTcgttatattttaaaatgtctcaacatcggatatgctgtttatgttctattgtcaATAAAGTATGGGTTGAGGTGGTGTTTTCACTGTGGGCAGAGAAGGGACTCCAGACAATCAAAGATTTATATGTAAACTATAAATTTGATACTTTTCCCAGCTACTGATTAAATTGAAGCTGACTCGCAGTCATGTATTTTCATGTCATACAGGTATTTACACTATTTACACTATCTGAAGCACTCACTAATAAATGATGAATTCATTAGTAAATTAATAAAGTACAAAAGCACAAGTAATACACAATATACACAATGTATTCTGAACGTACTAAATGTACAGAATTGTTCTATAAATTTTCAAAGCTGAAATACATGGAAAAATATagtcattaaaagaaaaatatgtgtaTTACTATATCAACTTGGTGTGGAACAAATCAGCAACTCATTCGGATGGATGTGATTTTAACGGTTTGtccataaaaatacacaattaaagattttttattttttttaaattgtaccaaaacattttacagtattcGACTAAATGTACTTAATTATATACCACCCATGCAAGAATATAAGCATACTGAGTAGCATCACAAAAGGCAATACAGGAAAATGTTTTGGGGCCCCCAAACTATTTGGATAAAGGGGCCCTTGATGGCCAATTATACTAGCatattctgaaataaaaaatacaaacatcccTAAATCTTCCATAAAGCCACTATACTATATGCTGTCACAACTTTCAATCCCCCTTTAGTGGGACCCCTTCTAGCTACCTGAGGGCCTGAATGGGCTTCTCAGCCTGCCTTTCCCCCAAATCTAGACTTCTCATTGGCAGAAAGTTGATCACATACCTCTCCCATGGCACCATAGTATGGGTTTCCCACCATGAAAACAGTGGTTTCTTGAGGAAAGAGCTCATCTAAGCTTTTAAAGCAGGTCAAGGATGAGTAATAAGCCTTTATGTCctgagaaaataaagagagacacagagttAGCGTAAGAGTTAGTGTTAATCACACTGGTTGATGAAAGTGTGCAGTGATGGATTTTAGATAAACAATTATAGTGCTCGACTGATTGGTCGATCAATCATGCCGACTTTTGCCGTTTCAATTTATCAGCATTGGCTGATGTCTGATTAAGTTTTTATACACCACTGTAGCTCACACTGTTAACATTTCTCTCATGTATGTGAATTAACATTAGAGAAGCTGATTTGTAAAATGATTTTAGAGCATCAGTATCAGTGACTCAACCAGATGCCTGAGATTGGCATCTGGTTGGTCAGAGAGAGATTGGCGGATGAGAAAATATAATTCATGCTGCAGTCTCTCCTTTCTATTCGGTCTCTATGACCAGCTCCTCTtgcacagagcagagaggaagaaggacGGAGGAAACCCAGGTGAGACGTTACTAACATTAGTTTATTTGGCATTAGTTTTGAACGCTGGATGGCTGGATGCTGCAAACTTCTGATTTTATCTCGGCTCGTGATCAGCATGAAGGAGGCCTACACCCCgtaggttcaaatcccacctgCATCCACacccaatgctccaccactgagccacaacGACCTGTGATCTCTCATCCACCGTTCCATTAACCCTAGCAAGCTTGTTAGCTGATCTTAATTGCTATGAATACGATAAAGCAAAAGCTGACTGTACACTAACCATTTACTACATCTCAGAGTTCTTAGCCCAGAGCTCAAGCTCTGGTGGACCTCGTTTGGCAGAAGCGCAAACTCTAAACCCACCCCTCCCTCTGCCAAGAGTAGCTACCTGCTCATCAAAGTGTCACATGAGAGAGTGAGAGCTCActgcaatttttttgttttcaattattattatttgaaatt
Encoded here:
- the xrn1 gene encoding 5'-3' exoribonuclease 1 isoform X2; its protein translation is MGVPKFYRWISERYPCLSEVVKEHQIPEFDNLYLDMNGIIHQCSHPNDEDVHFRISEEKIFADIFHYLEVLFRIIKPRKVFFMAVDGVAPRAKMNQQRGRRFRSAKEAEDKIKKALDKGEVLPTEARFDSNCITPGTEFMARLQEQLKYFVHNKLSTDKLWQNVKVYLSGHETPGEGEHKIMEFIRSENAKPGHDPNTRHCLYGLDADLIMLGLTSHEPNFSLLREEVRFGGKKSQKRITAPEETTFHLLHLSLMREYIDYEFSGLRHQLGSNYDLERIIDDWILMGFLVGNDFIPHLPHLHISHDALPLLYKTYISVLPSLGGYLNENGHLNLRNFEKYLEKLSEFDREHFNEVFVDLKWFESKVGNKYLNEAAGQAAEREAAGKNANKMEDSTLCLPALTSSDKMITEGEVMTAEDEEEEDDLFETEFRQYKRTYYMTKMGVDVVSDAFLAKQAKCYVEGIQWILHYYYHGVQSWSWYYPYHYAPFLSDIRNISELKLTFELEKPFMPFQQLLAVLPAASMALLPEPYRHLMTSESSPIIEYYPLDFKTDLNGKQQEWEAVVLIPFIDERCLLAAMEPYTHKMTKEEKSRNCHTECAVYSYDKEIDFNYPSTLPHLFPDIVHCHVRKANVPMDAWQVPLGNVCKHADRSALYFCGFPTLQHIKHKFYKKKSGVVVFQQSSRGENMMLEILPSQEGETICDDVAAQVLGKSVFVNWPHLEEARIISVSDGDTKFYLEELPGAQRVYDRSSTPPPTKVTCLSDKEQKDWVKDVQGITEHFLRRKGIIVNETTVVLYGQLLTGRKYVPKANGEIQLEKQWAKQVLAFAYQTVVKDIKAYYSSLTCFKSLDELFPQETTVFMVGNPYYGAMGEVQDSSDVINEGRIRVVFNVPQEPQLESLIHNQHKYCVKYSPGYVLASRLGISGYLVSRFSGSIFIGRGSKKNPCGEQKANVGLNLKFNKKNEEVPGYTKRTEKEWLYSGAVEELLAEYLDRFSEVFDTVSRNSHDDVFYEDDIWPGVDQNGAEKVAEITSWLKSHPVSSISRASCDLHVLDSAIVEKIEEAVEKAKVKKSTKKVRVTVKPHLLFRPLEQQQGVVPDPDAEYRLFDRVVNTRESFTVPLGLRGTVIGIKGAEREAEVLYEVLFDEEFAGGLNIRCSSPRGYRLPPCALINLSHGTRVDQTSHKLTAIVKPQPVTGANFNSHRQLAGLNHSPRSLFIPTQHNNKHGVVKAASQGSRNSPSKGPIQKQQTKSKEEYSNVWQSLQNSGPPNKPPPHWHENEGQSQQGKSQHSNKAVPAGGIRLLKKNEDTKSLFPPQNTDNKAATEFEDLIASLKISKGSQQTTPPPAPPQTQTCQSDSQLSPQSFAMKGTMVLKEMLKIDSSGTGSPSAQETDNIAPYGAQQQNRRRSSKKLAAKMNSPHSDSAGASPASASSANLSNTVLSSKVSELACVCVGLGMTPPEFSFIRNRQGLVVCQVKLSNGLMVHGPQCQSENDAKEKAAFFALQRLNSVGSGFPLPPPLYPGVGHIRPPPLGAMAPVFNQRGGFLLPPQGYAPAPLWGMALPPHHPQNMPFYGTAGTFPGAARSQPATTLPIGSHNQFIPLQVTKKRVSANKKNQESRELYSATHTVAENQSHKSQNQPYVQPQAQSQPQSPQVDQPNQYAANSKASSSSPSLADADSTTAPHTPPRQNVPATGHTPGSASKRKHRKLAVNFEAAKVTE